The region GAAATGAAGCGGACCAGTAGTACGGGAAGCGTTGTGTGTATCAAGCCGCCTCGTCATATTCTTCATGGCTGGAGAGAGTCATTGTTGGCAGAGCGCATTGGATTTAGATCGTTCTCGATAAACTCCTCATTAAGAAAGGCTGAAAACGGGAAGAGCGAGTTCACTCCGATTAGTTCGGCTTCGCCAGCCATAGTGTTGCTTATCAGAAAGTCGCTCGTCGTTGGGAAGCTGTAGTGCCCTTCCACCACTGGAGGACAAAACTCGGTCGGTTGCTCATTGATGCCGGCTGGTGGCGGAGGTTCATCCGGAACTTCACAGCCCCGAGCGGCGAGGATTCGTGCAAATAGCCGATAATATAAAAGTCCAGGTGGCCAGTGGTCGACCAGCTTACTTAGGACCAGCATGCATAGTCGTGCTCGATGCTTTGAAACTTCATTTACCTCGCGCGCAGGGAGACGCATATTCAAAATGAGTACAGACAATGCTGCAAATGTTGGCGGTAGCCTACAAAGATCAGTCAGCGGTCATTGGAGGCAACGGACCCTGCTTACAGTCGTAAAGGGCAAGCGGTTATGAGCTCTGCTGTTAGAATATTTTCCAGTACCCTGACAATCTCGACCGCTGCCTCGAATACGGGAGTCCCCGGTGTCATCATCTCGGGGTTCCGAAAATGATTGCGGCGCAGGATAATCTCAAAGCAACTGCACCACATTAGGATACCCAAAACAAGTTACAAGAGGGCACTCGTACAAATACGTCAGGTTGAGCAATGCGGCGAATAGTCCATTATGTAGTGTAAGGGTTGTTCGACACTGCAGCTCTAATGGCAACGAGGTCTTCCACTCCGCTAAAGCTTTCATGTTCCCTAACGCTGTTGATGGGTCTGAGTTCCCGGTATATAGCGATCGATAACAGCCGCTCACTTGTTAAGATTAGTACCCTGCTCTAGGCTAGCAAATTCAGGAGAGACATACCCCGTAGACAAAGGTCCGCCAGATAGACGGATTCCAGCCGAGTCTCTTTTGTCGCGTTTCCACCGAACCTATCAGGAGggtcatcattatcatcatcatcatcaaaatCCTGTTCTGTCACTAATCTTGTCGTGCAATACGCGTCGTTCACATGTGGGATACGTCCTAGCTGCACTGCAGTGGAGATGTCATGACCCTGGTGTTCTGTTAGTTAATAACCAATccgttgaggaagagctcACATATATAGTCCACCACAGCCGCCTCCATAGTTTGCTC is a window of Aspergillus nidulans FGSC A4 chromosome VI DNA encoding:
- a CDS encoding Zn(II)2Cys6 transcription factor (transcript_id=CADANIAT00010476); protein product: MPPPKTKVACKSCHSRRVRCDRTQETPCSRCRSTGQECEPIVSKRGKHKRELLRRSGFRHSFGPVPGASESGTDVTSLSTPATFASERSARESIATYTSRANTTEYKSGRTIYYGDYFNLEYTRRELDESHEDYNPRMSNTRLAHVDRLGSPTRRFVDDYFCRERARLDELGAFDTLNRNTRDKLLCTFFEMINPVVPIIDRKDFLSKLETGHVSQLLLQAMYMVSFLHSDPSIIADAGFGNRYMAAFTCYHRAKALYDAGYETDAVAVIQALLCLSFWWETPTQQKDMWYWTGISVNLAQSLGMHQEYTYLSLDQRKSKLWRRLWWTIYGHDISTAVQLGRIPHVNDAYCTTRLVTEQDFDDDDDNDDPPDRFGGNATKETRLESVYLADLCLRVSGCYRSLYTGNSDPSTALGNMKALAEWKTSLPLELQCRTTLTLHNGLFAALLNLTYFCFEIILRRNHFRNPEMMTPGTPVFEAAVEIVRVLENILTAELITACPLRLLPPTFAALSVLILNMRLPAREVNEVSKHRARLCMLVLSKLVDHWPPGLLYYRLFARILAARGCEVPDEPPPPAGINEQPTEFCPPVVEGHYSFPTTSDFLISNTMAGEAELIGVNSLFPFSAFLNEEFIENDLNPMRSANNDSLQP